A genomic window from Punica granatum isolate Tunisia-2019 chromosome 2, ASM765513v2, whole genome shotgun sequence includes:
- the LOC116197837 gene encoding putative methyltransferase NSUN6 isoform X2, with translation MKKARGLVRAISSSSRSFSLNLQNPTKSPMDASERYCFNPVLKWNPQVEAYFVSAYGAEHFALISQALTRPSCYSCIRVNTLKSATDAVIDKLRALLGEKFHGLANGSSNSRRENGRDSGDHGGAVLGSSGDTVDPLKESLDSGLVSRCQIPGLEYVVLVRGSGPHNIDYGLNPDKPLKEVIVSRKCAESVLRGAQVYVPGVMACSAYVEKGDAVAVSVAVERPVPGGGWAIDVTRGTVLQGAQTDPYYLERSGLYIGQGTTMMSRSSIFRASEGVAVDMNNKVYGLPSFNNVLEGEIFLQNLPSIVTAHVLDPQKGERILDMCAAPGGKTTAIASIMKDEGEVVAVDRSHNKVLEIQKLATELGLNCITTYKLDALKAVCRRSDSDISSSSYCAEDTSNSAISNSNMMESHVENKSGSEIEGLSVAETCSGNASNGQGEGKVYVSRAEIRKSMRRMKNGPGRNQSTGGRVEKSNGFLPHSFDRVLLDAPCSALGLRPRLFSAEETVESLRNHAKYQQRMFDQAVQLVRPGGVIVYSTCTINPGENEALVRYALDTYKFLSLASQYPRVGGPGLVGHYEYPDGLVEEWLRPGEEELVQRFDPSAPLDTIGFFIAKFSVSAVS, from the exons ATGAAGAAAGCGAGGGGTTTGGTCAGAGCTataagcagcagcagcagaagctTCTCCTTAAACCTCCAAAACCCTACTAAGTCTCCG ATGGACGCGTCGGAGCGTTACTGCTTCAATCCTGTGCTGAAATGGAATCCTCAAGTGGAGGCGTACTTCGTCAGTGCTTATGGGGCGGAGCATTTCGCTCTCATCTCCCAAGCTCTCAC GCGGCCCTCTTGCTATTCTTGCATTCGAGTGAACACGCTTAAGTCAGCAACTGATGCAGTCATTGATAAGCTGCGAGCTCTTCTGGGGGAGAAGTTTCATGGACTTGCCAATGGCAGCTCAAATTCAAGAAGAGAAAATGGTCGAGATTCGGGAGACCATGGTGGGGCAGTTTTAGGTTCTTCAGGGGACACAGTGGATCCTCTGAAGGAAAGCTTGGATAGTGGATTGGTTTCTCGATGTCAAATACCTGGATTAGAGTATGTTGTCTTAGTCAGAGGTTCGGGGCCGCACAATATTGATTATGGTCTTAATCCTGACAAGCCTTTGAAGGAGGTCATTGTCAGTAGGAAGTGTGCAGAATCAGTGCTCCGAGGTGCTCAG GTATATGTTCCTGGTGTGATGGCATGCAGTGCTTATGTGGAGAAAGGTGATGCAGTAGCCGTCTCTGTTGCAGTGGAGCGACCTGTTCCAGGCGGTGGATGGGCCATTGATGTGACACGTGGGACTGTTCTTCAGGGAGCACAAACAG ATCCTTACTATTTAGAAAGAAGTGGCCTATATATAGGTCAAGGAACAACGATGATGTCAAGATCAAGCATTTTCCGTGCCTCTGAAGGGGTGGCTGTTGACATGAATAATAAAGTATACGGGCTGCCTTCTTTCAATA ATGTGCTTGAGGGGGAAATATTTCTCCAAAATTTGCCAAGTATAGTCACAGCTCACGTCTTAG ATCCTCAAAAAGGTGAGCGTATTCTGGACATGTGTGCTGCACCAGGAGGGAAAACAACTGCAATAGCAAGTATTATGAAAGATGAAGGGGAGGTTGTAGCTGTCGATAGATCTCATAATAAG GTGCTTGAAATTCAGAAATTGGCTACTGAATTGGGCTTGAATTGTATAACCACATATAAACTAGATGCTCTTAAAGCTGTTTGCAGGAGAAGTGACTCTGACATTTCATCCTCATCTTATTGTGCTGAAGATACCAGCAATTCTGCTATTTCAAATTCTAATATGATGGAGTCGCATGTAGAGAATAAGTCAGGCAGTGAAATTGAAGGATTGAGTGTTGCTGAAACTTGCAGTGGCAATG CTAGCAATGGACAGGGAGAAGGAAAAGTTTATGTTAGTAGAGCTGAAATCAGGAAAAGCATGCGAAGAATGAAGAATGGGCCGGGAAGGAATCAAAGCACAGGTGGCAGGGTTGAGAAGTCAAACGGTTTCTTACCTCACAGCTTCGATCGTGTCCTTCTTGATGCACCTTGTTCTGCTCTTGGCTTGAGGCCTCGTCTTTTCTCTGCCGAG GAGACAGTTGAATCCTTGAGAAATCATGCGAAGTATCAGCAGAGAATGTTTGATCAGGCTGTTCAGTTAGTTCGCCCAGGAGGTGTTATTGTGTACTCAAC ATGTACGATTAACCCTGGGGAGAATGAAGCATTGGTTCGTTATGCGTTGGACACCTACAAATTTCTGTCTTTGGCTTCTCAG TATCCAAGAGTTGGAGGACCAGGCCTGGTCGGTCATTATGAATACCCCGATGGATTGGTTGA GGAATGGCTGAGACCCGGCGAAGAGGAACTAGTTCAGAGATTTGATCCATCAGCACCACTTGACACGATCGGGTTTTTCATTGCCAAATTTTCCGTCAGTGCAGTATCATGA
- the LOC116197837 gene encoding putative methyltransferase NSUN6 isoform X1 gives MKKARGLVRAISSSSRSFSLNLQNPTKSPNFFNFQMDASERYCFNPVLKWNPQVEAYFVSAYGAEHFALISQALTRPSCYSCIRVNTLKSATDAVIDKLRALLGEKFHGLANGSSNSRRENGRDSGDHGGAVLGSSGDTVDPLKESLDSGLVSRCQIPGLEYVVLVRGSGPHNIDYGLNPDKPLKEVIVSRKCAESVLRGAQVYVPGVMACSAYVEKGDAVAVSVAVERPVPGGGWAIDVTRGTVLQGAQTDPYYLERSGLYIGQGTTMMSRSSIFRASEGVAVDMNNKVYGLPSFNNVLEGEIFLQNLPSIVTAHVLDPQKGERILDMCAAPGGKTTAIASIMKDEGEVVAVDRSHNKVLEIQKLATELGLNCITTYKLDALKAVCRRSDSDISSSSYCAEDTSNSAISNSNMMESHVENKSGSEIEGLSVAETCSGNASNGQGEGKVYVSRAEIRKSMRRMKNGPGRNQSTGGRVEKSNGFLPHSFDRVLLDAPCSALGLRPRLFSAEETVESLRNHAKYQQRMFDQAVQLVRPGGVIVYSTCTINPGENEALVRYALDTYKFLSLASQYPRVGGPGLVGHYEYPDGLVEEWLRPGEEELVQRFDPSAPLDTIGFFIAKFSVSAVS, from the exons ATGAAGAAAGCGAGGGGTTTGGTCAGAGCTataagcagcagcagcagaagctTCTCCTTAAACCTCCAAAACCCTACTAAGTCTCCG AACTTCTTTAATTTTCAGATGGACGCGTCGGAGCGTTACTGCTTCAATCCTGTGCTGAAATGGAATCCTCAAGTGGAGGCGTACTTCGTCAGTGCTTATGGGGCGGAGCATTTCGCTCTCATCTCCCAAGCTCTCAC GCGGCCCTCTTGCTATTCTTGCATTCGAGTGAACACGCTTAAGTCAGCAACTGATGCAGTCATTGATAAGCTGCGAGCTCTTCTGGGGGAGAAGTTTCATGGACTTGCCAATGGCAGCTCAAATTCAAGAAGAGAAAATGGTCGAGATTCGGGAGACCATGGTGGGGCAGTTTTAGGTTCTTCAGGGGACACAGTGGATCCTCTGAAGGAAAGCTTGGATAGTGGATTGGTTTCTCGATGTCAAATACCTGGATTAGAGTATGTTGTCTTAGTCAGAGGTTCGGGGCCGCACAATATTGATTATGGTCTTAATCCTGACAAGCCTTTGAAGGAGGTCATTGTCAGTAGGAAGTGTGCAGAATCAGTGCTCCGAGGTGCTCAG GTATATGTTCCTGGTGTGATGGCATGCAGTGCTTATGTGGAGAAAGGTGATGCAGTAGCCGTCTCTGTTGCAGTGGAGCGACCTGTTCCAGGCGGTGGATGGGCCATTGATGTGACACGTGGGACTGTTCTTCAGGGAGCACAAACAG ATCCTTACTATTTAGAAAGAAGTGGCCTATATATAGGTCAAGGAACAACGATGATGTCAAGATCAAGCATTTTCCGTGCCTCTGAAGGGGTGGCTGTTGACATGAATAATAAAGTATACGGGCTGCCTTCTTTCAATA ATGTGCTTGAGGGGGAAATATTTCTCCAAAATTTGCCAAGTATAGTCACAGCTCACGTCTTAG ATCCTCAAAAAGGTGAGCGTATTCTGGACATGTGTGCTGCACCAGGAGGGAAAACAACTGCAATAGCAAGTATTATGAAAGATGAAGGGGAGGTTGTAGCTGTCGATAGATCTCATAATAAG GTGCTTGAAATTCAGAAATTGGCTACTGAATTGGGCTTGAATTGTATAACCACATATAAACTAGATGCTCTTAAAGCTGTTTGCAGGAGAAGTGACTCTGACATTTCATCCTCATCTTATTGTGCTGAAGATACCAGCAATTCTGCTATTTCAAATTCTAATATGATGGAGTCGCATGTAGAGAATAAGTCAGGCAGTGAAATTGAAGGATTGAGTGTTGCTGAAACTTGCAGTGGCAATG CTAGCAATGGACAGGGAGAAGGAAAAGTTTATGTTAGTAGAGCTGAAATCAGGAAAAGCATGCGAAGAATGAAGAATGGGCCGGGAAGGAATCAAAGCACAGGTGGCAGGGTTGAGAAGTCAAACGGTTTCTTACCTCACAGCTTCGATCGTGTCCTTCTTGATGCACCTTGTTCTGCTCTTGGCTTGAGGCCTCGTCTTTTCTCTGCCGAG GAGACAGTTGAATCCTTGAGAAATCATGCGAAGTATCAGCAGAGAATGTTTGATCAGGCTGTTCAGTTAGTTCGCCCAGGAGGTGTTATTGTGTACTCAAC ATGTACGATTAACCCTGGGGAGAATGAAGCATTGGTTCGTTATGCGTTGGACACCTACAAATTTCTGTCTTTGGCTTCTCAG TATCCAAGAGTTGGAGGACCAGGCCTGGTCGGTCATTATGAATACCCCGATGGATTGGTTGA GGAATGGCTGAGACCCGGCGAAGAGGAACTAGTTCAGAGATTTGATCCATCAGCACCACTTGACACGATCGGGTTTTTCATTGCCAAATTTTCCGTCAGTGCAGTATCATGA